AACAAGGCGGTTTGGGCAAAACCCTTTGCGCATGGCTTCTTCCATCACAAGCACAGCATTCTCTAGATGCCCAATGTTACAGAGCCCGTCCACGATATACTCGTAGACTTCCACATCAGAAGTATATCCACACTCTTGCATTTCGTCCCACACGTTCAGCAGTACCCCACATTTCCCAAATCTTGATAGCCGCTTGAGCAACAGCTTATATGCGCTCTCCGATATCCTACACCCAGCTTTTCTCGCTTTCTGATAGATAACCATCGCAGCGTGTGGTGGACCATAGCTGCAAAGCGGCTTGATGAAAGAGGTTACCAGTCCTGTGGTGGGAACAATccttcttgacaacatctcttCATATATCTCAAGCGCATCTGCAACTTTACGGCCTTTGATGAGCCCGGAAACAAGCTTGGAATAGGTCTCCAAGTCAGGTTCACACTCCTCATCGAGCATCTTTCGGTAGTACCTCACAGCTTCATCAAAATCTCGAGCGAAAATGAAATTACAGATCATAGCGTTGTAAACCTTTGCGTCAGGAACACAACCCTTGTGCTTCATATCATCAAAGATCTCAACAGAATCATTAACACGGCCAGCTCTCCCCAACCCTTCGATAAGGTAGCTGAAAGACAAACAGTCGTGACCAAACCCACCTTCCACCATCTCCTTCATAACCTTCTCCATCTCTTCAACCTCACCTAGCTTCGACCACCCACCAAGCATAACGTTATAAGTACAACTATCAAAAGAAATCTCACCCTTCTTCGCATTAAACACCGAGTTAGCAGCAAACACATGTGAACGCTCGCAGAGACAACACAACAGTGAATTAAAAGACTCAGTACCACACTCCACCCCAAAATCTTGGCTTTCCTCAAACAACTGTATCGCTCTACGCACGTAATGACCC
This genomic interval from Brassica napus cultivar Da-Ae chromosome A6, Da-Ae, whole genome shotgun sequence contains the following:
- the LOC106407195 gene encoding putative pentatricopeptide repeat-containing protein At5g43820, with product MSRGWNLALRLVHRGHIASRALFNRTVCTDLPSSLSHTVVDESYVLAELSSLLPISSKTTTAKEDTTCLKNQLAVVDSFLSPEERLRGVFLQKLKGKSAIRKALSSLGVDLSIETVANVVDGGNLSGEAMVTFFNWAVREPGVSKDVDSYYVILRALGRRKFFSFMMDVLRGMVDSDLKCLTIAMDSFARGHYVRRAIQLFEESQDFGVECGTESFNSLLCCLCERSHVFAANSVFNAKKGEISFDSCTYNVMLGGWSKLGEVEEMEKVMKEMVEGGFGHDCLSFSYLIEGLGRAGRVNDSVEIFDDMKHKGCVPDAKVYNAMICNFIFARDFDEAVRYYRKMLDEECEPDLETYSKLVSGLIKGRKVADALEIYEEMLSRRIVPTTGLVTSFIKPLCSYGPPHAAMVIYQKARKAGCRISESAYKLLLKRLSRFGKCGVLLNVWDEMQECGYTSDVEVYEYIVDGLCNIGHLENAVLVMEEAMRKGFCPNRLVYSRLSNKLMASNKTEMAYKLFLKIKEARIKDNARRFWRRNGWHF